The following proteins come from a genomic window of Flavobacterium crocinum:
- a CDS encoding citrate synthase encodes MSKIATLEIDGKKIELPVITGSENESAIDINKLRDLTGFITIDPGYKNSGSCTSEITFLDGEEGILRYRGYSIEDLAEKASFLEVSYLLIFGELPTATQLEDFENNIRKHSLVNEEMKNIIDGFPKTAHPMGVLSALTSALTAFNPKAVNVDNQKEMYEAICKTMAKFLVIATWTYRKSMGYPLNYYDNTKGYVESFMQLMFKLPTGPYAANPVIVNALDKLFILHADHEQNCSTSTVRMVGSSHAGLFASVSAGVSALWGPLHGGANQAVLEMLEEINKDGGDTDKFLAKAKDKNDPFRLMGFGHRVYKNFDPRAKIIKKAATEVLETLGVEDPILDIARKLEKAALEDEYFKSRNLYPNVDFYSGIIYRALGIPTDMFTVMFAIGRLPGWIAQWKEMRENKEPIGRPRQIYTGHPLREFKSNK; translated from the coding sequence ATGTCAAAAATAGCTACATTAGAAATAGATGGTAAAAAGATTGAGCTTCCGGTAATCACGGGAAGTGAAAATGAATCAGCTATCGATATTAACAAATTACGTGATTTAACAGGTTTTATTACAATTGATCCGGGATACAAAAACTCAGGGTCTTGTACAAGTGAAATCACTTTCCTTGATGGAGAAGAAGGAATTTTACGTTACAGAGGGTATTCAATCGAAGATTTAGCTGAAAAAGCTAGTTTCTTAGAGGTTTCATATCTTTTGATTTTTGGAGAATTACCTACTGCTACACAATTAGAAGATTTTGAAAATAATATTAGAAAACATTCTTTGGTAAACGAAGAAATGAAAAATATTATTGACGGTTTTCCAAAGACTGCGCACCCGATGGGAGTATTATCAGCTTTAACAAGTGCTTTAACAGCATTTAATCCTAAAGCGGTAAATGTTGATAATCAAAAAGAAATGTACGAAGCTATTTGTAAAACAATGGCTAAGTTTTTAGTGATTGCCACATGGACTTATAGAAAATCTATGGGCTATCCTTTAAATTACTATGATAATACAAAAGGATACGTAGAAAGCTTTATGCAATTAATGTTTAAATTGCCTACAGGTCCTTATGCTGCAAATCCAGTTATTGTAAATGCATTAGATAAATTATTTATTCTTCATGCTGATCACGAGCAAAACTGTTCTACTTCTACAGTAAGAATGGTAGGTTCTTCTCATGCTGGTTTATTTGCTTCAGTTTCTGCAGGTGTTTCTGCTTTATGGGGACCACTTCATGGAGGAGCAAACCAAGCAGTATTAGAAATGCTTGAGGAAATTAATAAAGATGGTGGAGACACTGATAAATTCTTAGCGAAAGCAAAAGATAAAAATGATCCTTTCCGTTTGATGGGATTCGGACACAGAGTTTACAAAAACTTTGACCCAAGAGCTAAAATCATCAAAAAAGCAGCGACAGAAGTACTAGAAACTTTAGGTGTTGAAGATCCGATTTTGGATATCGCAAGAAAATTAGAGAAAGCAGCTCTTGAAGATGAATACTTCAAATCAAGAAACTTGTATCCAAATGTAGATTTCTACTCTGGAATTATCTACAGAGCTTTAGGGATTCCTACTGATATGTTTACAGTAATGTTTGCTATAGGAAGATTACCTGGCTGGATTGCGCAATGGAAAGAAATGCGTGAAAACAAAGAGCCAATTGGAAGACCAAGACAAATTTACACTGGACACCCTTTAAGAGAGTTCAAGTCTAATAAATAA
- the eno gene encoding phosphopyruvate hydratase translates to MSIIIKVHARQILDSRGNPTIEVDVVTENGVLGRAAVPSGASTGEHEAVELRDGGKAYLGKGVLNAVNNVNTVIAEELVGTSVFEQNTIDQLMIDLDGTPNKSKLGANAILGVSLAAAKAAANELGLPLYRYVGGVSANTLPVPMMNIINGGSHSDAPIAFQEFMIFPVKATSFTHAMQMGTEIFHSLKKVLHDRGLSTAVGDEGGFAPNLAGGTEDALDTIKLAVEKAGYTFGDEIMIALDCAASEFYVDGKYDYTKFEGETGKIRTSAEQADYLAELAAKYPIISIEDGMYEDDWDGWKALTEKIGDKVQLVGDDLFVTNVARLSTGIEKGIANSILVKVNQIGTLTETIAAVNMAKNAGYTSVMSHRSGETEDNTIADLAVALNCGQIKTGSASRSDRMAKYNQLLRIEEELGSTAYFPGLNAFKIK, encoded by the coding sequence ATGAGTATTATAATTAAAGTTCACGCAAGACAAATTCTTGATTCTAGAGGAAATCCTACTATTGAAGTTGATGTAGTAACTGAAAATGGAGTTTTAGGTAGAGCTGCTGTTCCATCTGGAGCATCAACTGGAGAGCACGAAGCTGTTGAATTACGTGATGGAGGTAAAGCTTATCTAGGTAAAGGTGTTTTAAATGCAGTGAACAATGTAAATACTGTTATTGCTGAAGAATTAGTTGGAACTTCTGTTTTCGAACAAAACACAATTGACCAATTAATGATTGATTTAGATGGAACTCCAAACAAATCTAAATTAGGAGCTAATGCTATTTTAGGAGTTTCTTTAGCTGCTGCAAAAGCTGCTGCTAATGAACTTGGATTACCATTATACAGATATGTAGGTGGTGTTTCTGCTAATACATTACCAGTTCCGATGATGAACATCATCAATGGAGGTTCTCACTCTGATGCACCTATCGCATTCCAGGAGTTTATGATTTTCCCGGTAAAAGCAACTTCTTTTACACATGCAATGCAAATGGGAACCGAGATTTTCCACAGTTTGAAAAAAGTATTACATGATAGAGGTTTAAGCACTGCAGTTGGTGATGAAGGAGGTTTTGCTCCAAACTTGGCTGGTGGTACTGAAGATGCTTTAGATACCATCAAATTAGCAGTTGAAAAAGCAGGATATACTTTCGGTGATGAAATTATGATCGCTCTTGACTGTGCTGCTTCTGAGTTTTATGTAGATGGTAAATACGACTACACTAAATTTGAAGGTGAAACTGGAAAAATTAGAACTTCTGCAGAACAAGCTGATTATTTAGCTGAACTTGCTGCTAAATATCCAATTATCTCTATCGAAGATGGTATGTATGAAGATGACTGGGATGGATGGAAAGCTTTAACTGAAAAAATTGGAGATAAAGTACAATTAGTAGGTGATGATTTATTTGTTACTAACGTTGCACGTCTTTCTACAGGAATTGAAAAAGGAATTGCTAATTCAATTTTAGTAAAAGTAAACCAAATTGGTACTTTAACTGAAACTATTGCAGCTGTAAATATGGCTAAAAATGCTGGTTATACTTCTGTAATGTCTCACCGTTCTGGAGAAACTGAAGATAACACAATCGCAGATTTAGCAGTAGCTTTAAACTGTGGTCAAATTAAAACAGGTTCTGCTTCTCGTTCTGATCGTATGGCTAAATACAACCAATTATTAAGAATTGAAGAGGAATTAGGAAGTACAGCTTATTTCCCTGGTTTAAATGCTTTTAAGATTAAATAA
- the carA gene encoding glutamine-hydrolyzing carbamoyl-phosphate synthase small subunit, whose translation MKYTTRKSAILLLSDGTIFHGKSIGISGKTFGEVCFNTGMTGYQEIFTDPSYFGQIMVATNTHIGNYGVNEEEVESDSIKIAGLVCKNFSFNYSRTNASESLEDYFTKQNLICISDVDTRALVSYIRDNGAMNAVICTDGTSIEDLKKELANVPNMEGLELASKVSTTKPYFFGDENASYKISALDLGIKKNILRNLAKRDCYIKVYPFNSTYKDMSEFNPDGYFLSNGPGDPDPLFGAIQVAKDILADNKPLFGICLGHQVIGLANGVETYKMFNGHRGINHPVKNIITGKGEITSQNHGFAVKKEQLDNHPELEITHVHLNDGTVAGMRMKNKNCFSVQYHPEASPGPHDSSYLFDQFVENIKSAKA comes from the coding sequence ATGAAATACACAACAAGAAAAAGCGCCATTTTATTACTTAGTGACGGAACAATTTTTCACGGAAAATCTATCGGTATCAGCGGTAAAACTTTTGGGGAAGTTTGTTTTAATACCGGAATGACAGGATATCAGGAAATTTTTACTGATCCTTCTTATTTTGGTCAAATTATGGTGGCTACAAATACACATATCGGAAATTATGGTGTGAATGAGGAAGAGGTAGAATCTGATAGTATTAAAATTGCTGGTTTGGTTTGTAAAAACTTCAGTTTTAATTATTCTAGAACTAATGCTTCTGAAAGCTTAGAAGATTATTTTACTAAGCAAAATCTAATCTGTATTTCTGATGTTGATACTCGTGCTCTTGTAAGTTACATTCGTGACAATGGTGCAATGAATGCTGTTATTTGTACAGATGGTACTTCAATTGAAGATTTGAAAAAAGAATTGGCTAATGTGCCAAATATGGAAGGTTTAGAATTGGCTTCTAAAGTTTCTACTACTAAACCCTATTTCTTTGGTGATGAAAATGCTAGTTATAAAATCTCTGCTTTAGATCTTGGGATTAAAAAGAATATTTTAAGAAATCTTGCAAAAAGAGATTGTTATATAAAAGTATATCCTTTTAATTCTACTTATAAAGATATGTCTGAATTTAATCCAGATGGGTATTTCTTGTCAAATGGACCTGGAGATCCAGATCCTTTGTTTGGAGCTATTCAAGTTGCGAAAGATATATTAGCAGATAATAAACCTCTTTTTGGAATTTGTTTGGGGCACCAGGTTATTGGTTTAGCGAATGGTGTTGAAACTTACAAAATGTTTAATGGGCACCGTGGTATCAATCATCCTGTGAAAAATATCATTACTGGTAAAGGTGAAATCACTTCTCAAAATCACGGATTTGCTGTTAAAAAAGAACAGTTAGATAATCATCCTGAATTAGAAATTACGCATGTGCATTTAAATGATGGTACTGTAGCCGGAATGAGAATGAAAAACAAGAATTGTTTCTCAGTTCAGTATCATCCGGAAGCAAGTCCTGGACCACACGATTCATCCTATTTGTTTGATCAGTTTGTGGAGAACATCAAAAGTGCTAAAGCCTAA
- the rplQ gene encoding 50S ribosomal protein L17: protein MRHGKKINHLSRQTGHRKAMLANMACSLIEHKRINTTVAKAKALKQFVEPLITKSKEDTTHNRRIVFAYLRNKYAVTDLFRDVAAKVGDRPGGYTRIIKVGNRLGDNADMAMIELVDFNELYNGGKKEVKKAKSRRGGKAKKAETAAPEAPAAESETTTEASE from the coding sequence ATGAGACACGGAAAAAAAATCAACCACTTAAGCAGACAGACTGGACATAGAAAAGCTATGTTAGCTAATATGGCTTGTTCTCTTATCGAGCACAAACGTATTAACACTACTGTTGCTAAAGCTAAAGCGCTTAAACAATTCGTTGAGCCTTTAATTACAAAATCAAAAGAGGATACGACTCACAACCGTCGTATTGTTTTTGCTTACTTACGTAACAAATACGCTGTAACTGATTTGTTCAGAGATGTTGCTGCTAAAGTAGGTGACCGTCCAGGTGGATACACTCGTATCATTAAAGTTGGAAATCGTTTGGGAGATAACGCTGATATGGCGATGATCGAACTTGTTGACTTCAATGAACTTTACAACGGAGGTAAAAAAGAAGTTAAAAAAGCGAAAAGCCGTCGTGGTGGTAAAGCTAAAAAAGCTGAAACTGCTGCTCCTGAAGCCCCTGCTGCTGAATCAGAAACGACTACTGAAGCTTCTGAATAA
- a CDS encoding DNA-directed RNA polymerase subunit alpha, which produces MAIFNFQKPDKVIMIDSTDFEGKFEFRPLEPGYGLTVGNALRRVLLSALEGYAITSVRIEGVDHEFSTISGVVEDVTEIILNLKQVRFKRQIEDIDNESVTISVSGKDQLTAGDFQKFISGFQVLNPDLVICNLDSKIKLNFDLTIEKGRGYVPAEENKKQNAAIGTIFTDSIFTPVKNVKYAIENFRVEQKTDYEKLVFEIKTDGSINPKDALTEAAKVLIHHFMLFSDERITLEADEIAQTESYDEESLHMRQLLKTKLVDMDLSVRALNCLKAAEVDTLGDLVSFNKNDLMKFRNFGKKSLTELDELVAVKNLTFGMDLAKYKLDKE; this is translated from the coding sequence ATGGCAATATTTAATTTTCAAAAGCCCGATAAAGTTATCATGATCGATTCAACCGATTTTGAAGGTAAATTTGAATTTAGACCTTTAGAACCTGGTTACGGATTGACAGTTGGTAATGCACTTAGAAGAGTTTTGCTTTCAGCATTAGAAGGTTATGCAATTACATCTGTTCGTATCGAAGGTGTAGATCATGAGTTTTCTACTATTTCAGGTGTTGTTGAAGATGTTACCGAAATTATCCTTAATCTAAAACAAGTACGTTTCAAACGTCAAATTGAAGATATCGATAATGAATCAGTTACTATTTCTGTTTCTGGTAAAGATCAATTAACAGCAGGTGATTTTCAAAAATTTATTTCAGGTTTCCAAGTTCTGAATCCAGACCTTGTTATCTGTAATTTAGATTCTAAAATCAAATTGAATTTCGATTTAACAATCGAAAAAGGTAGAGGATACGTGCCTGCTGAAGAGAACAAAAAACAGAATGCTGCAATTGGAACGATTTTTACAGATTCTATTTTTACTCCGGTAAAAAATGTAAAATATGCAATCGAAAATTTCCGTGTTGAGCAAAAAACGGATTATGAAAAATTAGTTTTTGAAATCAAAACTGATGGATCTATTAATCCTAAAGATGCTCTTACTGAAGCTGCTAAAGTTTTAATTCACCATTTCATGTTATTCTCTGACGAAAGAATTACACTTGAGGCTGACGAAATTGCACAAACAGAATCGTATGATGAAGAGTCATTGCATATGAGACAATTGCTTAAAACTAAGCTTGTTGATATGGATTTATCTGTGAGAGCATTAAATTGCTTGAAAGCGGCTGAAGTTGATACACTTGGTGATTTAGTATCTTTCAATAAAAATGACCTAATGAAATTCCGTAATTTCGGTAAAAAATCTTTAACTGAACTTGATGAACTTGTTGCAGTGAAGAATTTAACTTTCGGAATGGATTTAGCTAAATACAAATTAGATAAAGAATAA
- the rpsD gene encoding 30S ribosomal protein S4: protein MARYTGPKTKIARKFGEAIFGDDKSFEKRNYPPGQHGMAKKRGKKSEYAVQLMEKQKAKYSYGILEKQFRNLFEKASATKGVTGEVLLQLCEARLDNVVFRMGIAPSRRGARQIVSHRHITVNGEVVNIPSYHLKPGDKVAVREKSKSLEAIERSLSNSSHVYEWITWNNDLKEGTFVSVPARLQIPENIKEQLIVELYNK, encoded by the coding sequence ATGGCAAGATATACTGGTCCTAAAACCAAAATCGCTCGTAAATTTGGCGAGGCAATCTTCGGAGATGATAAATCTTTCGAAAAAAGAAATTACCCACCTGGACAACACGGGATGGCTAAAAAAAGAGGAAAAAAATCTGAGTACGCTGTTCAGTTAATGGAAAAGCAAAAAGCTAAATATTCTTACGGAATTTTAGAAAAACAATTCAGAAATTTATTCGAAAAAGCATCAGCTACAAAAGGAGTAACTGGTGAGGTTTTATTACAATTATGCGAAGCAAGATTAGATAATGTTGTTTTTAGAATGGGAATTGCTCCATCTAGAAGAGGTGCGCGTCAAATCGTTTCTCACAGACACATTACTGTAAATGGAGAGGTTGTTAATATTCCTTCTTACCACCTTAAGCCTGGTGATAAAGTTGCAGTTCGTGAAAAATCTAAATCTCTAGAAGCTATCGAACGTTCTTTATCAAATTCAAGTCATGTTTATGAATGGATTACTTGGAACAATGATCTTAAAGAAGGAACTTTCGTTTCTGTACCTGCGAGACTTCAAATTCCAGAAAACATTAAAGAACAATTAATCGTAGAGTTGTACAACAAATAA
- the rpsK gene encoding 30S ribosomal protein S11, with protein sequence MAKATAKKRKVIVESTGEAHISATFNNIIISLTNKKGEVISWSSAGKMGFRGSKKNTPYAAQMAAEDCAKVALEAGLKKVKVYVKGPGNGRESAIRSIHNGGIEVTEIIDVTPMPHNGCRPPKRRRV encoded by the coding sequence ATGGCTAAAGCAACTGCAAAAAAACGTAAAGTTATCGTTGAATCAACGGGTGAGGCTCATATTTCTGCCACTTTTAATAACATTATTATTTCTTTGACTAATAAGAAAGGTGAAGTTATCTCTTGGTCTTCAGCTGGTAAAATGGGTTTCAGAGGTTCTAAAAAGAACACTCCTTATGCAGCTCAAATGGCAGCAGAAGATTGCGCTAAAGTAGCACTTGAGGCAGGACTTAAAAAAGTGAAAGTTTATGTAAAAGGACCAGGTAACGGACGTGAGTCTGCTATCCGTTCTATTCATAACGGTGGAATTGAAGTTACTGAAATTATTGATGTTACTCCAATGCCACACAACGGATGTCGTCCTCCAAAAAGACGTAGAGTTTAA
- the rpsM gene encoding 30S ribosomal protein S13, translating to MARIAGVDIPKNKRGVIALTYIFGLGKSRAIEILEKAQVSQDKKVQDWNDDEIGAIREAVSFYKIEGELRSEISLNIKRLMDIGCYRGIRHRSGLPLRGQRTKNNSRTRKGKRKTVANKKKATK from the coding sequence ATGGCAAGAATAGCAGGGGTAGATATCCCAAAAAACAAAAGAGGTGTTATCGCACTTACCTACATCTTCGGGTTAGGAAAAAGTAGAGCTATTGAGATTTTAGAGAAAGCTCAAGTTAGCCAGGATAAAAAAGTTCAAGATTGGAATGATGATGAAATCGGAGCAATTCGTGAAGCTGTTTCATTTTACAAAATTGAAGGTGAATTACGTTCTGAAATTTCTTTAAACATTAAACGTTTAATGGATATTGGATGTTACAGAGGTATTCGTCATAGATCTGGTCTTCCATTAAGAGGACAAAGAACTAAAAACAACTCAAGAACAAGAAAAGGTAAAAGAAAAACTGTTGCTAACAAGAAAAAAGCAACTAAATAA
- the ykgO gene encoding type B 50S ribosomal protein L36, whose protein sequence is MKVRASVKKRSAECIIVRRKGRLYVINKKNPRFKQRQG, encoded by the coding sequence ATGAAAGTTAGAGCATCAGTAAAAAAGAGAAGTGCCGAGTGCATTATCGTGCGTAGAAAAGGGAGACTGTACGTAATAAACAAAAAGAATCCTAGATTTAAACAAAGACAAGGATAA
- the infA gene encoding translation initiation factor IF-1, whose protein sequence is MAKQSAIEQDGSIIEALSNAMFRVELENGHIVIAHISGKMRMHYIKLLPGDKVKLEMSPYDLSKARITYRY, encoded by the coding sequence ATGGCAAAACAATCAGCAATAGAACAAGACGGATCAATCATTGAAGCATTATCAAATGCGATGTTCCGTGTGGAGTTAGAAAATGGACATATTGTAATTGCTCATATTTCTGGAAAAATGCGAATGCATTACATCAAGTTATTACCTGGTGATAAAGTGAAACTAGAAATGAGTCCTTACGATTTGTCAAAAGCAAGAATTACTTATCGATATTAA
- the secY gene encoding preprotein translocase subunit SecY gives MKKFIESISNVWKIEELKNRILITLGLLLVYRFGAHVTLPGIDATQLTGLAGQTKNGLGSILDMFTGGAFSKASVFALGIMPYISASIVVQLMGIAIPYLQKLQNDGESGRKKINQITRWLTIAITLVQGPTYIYNLYRTLPSNAFLLGFNSPEFLFSSVIILVTGTIFAMWLGEKITDKGIGNGISLLIMVGILARLPQAFIQEFTTRVTNNNGGPMLLVIEIIVWLLVIISCVLLTMAVRRIPVQYARRTTTGDYEQDLAGGNRQWIPLKLNASGVMPIIFAQAIMFIPAAVAGLSKSDTSQSIVGAFSNMFGFWYNFVFATLIIVFTFFYTAITVPTNKMADDLKRSGGFIPGVRPGAETSDFLDKVMSLITFPGSLFLALIAVFPAIVVSIMDVQQSWAMFFGGTSLIIMVGVAIDTIQQINSYLLNKHYDGLMKTGKNRKAVA, from the coding sequence ATGAAGAAATTTATTGAATCAATAAGTAATGTTTGGAAAATCGAAGAACTAAAGAATAGAATCTTAATTACTTTAGGGTTACTTTTAGTATATCGTTTTGGAGCACACGTTACGCTTCCTGGAATTGACGCAACGCAATTGACTGGTTTAGCGGGACAAACTAAAAATGGTCTAGGATCTATTCTAGACATGTTCACCGGGGGTGCTTTCTCTAAAGCTTCAGTTTTTGCTTTAGGTATCATGCCTTATATTTCTGCGTCTATTGTTGTTCAGTTGATGGGGATTGCGATTCCATATTTACAAAAACTTCAAAATGATGGGGAAAGTGGTAGAAAAAAGATTAATCAAATCACTCGTTGGTTGACAATCGCTATCACATTGGTTCAAGGTCCAACTTATATCTATAATTTATACAGAACATTGCCTAGTAATGCATTTTTGCTAGGCTTTAATTCACCTGAATTTTTGTTCTCGTCTGTTATCATTTTAGTTACAGGAACAATTTTTGCTATGTGGCTTGGTGAGAAAATTACAGATAAAGGTATTGGAAATGGTATTTCATTGTTAATTATGGTTGGTATTTTAGCTCGTTTACCACAAGCTTTTATTCAGGAGTTTACAACTCGTGTTACCAATAACAATGGAGGTCCAATGTTATTAGTTATTGAAATTATTGTGTGGTTATTAGTTATCATTTCTTGTGTATTGCTTACTATGGCAGTACGTAGAATCCCGGTACAATACGCTCGTCGTACTACAACTGGAGATTACGAGCAAGATTTGGCAGGAGGTAATAGACAATGGATTCCTCTTAAGCTTAATGCTTCTGGAGTTATGCCAATTATTTTTGCTCAGGCAATTATGTTTATTCCTGCGGCTGTAGCCGGATTGTCTAAATCAGATACATCACAATCTATTGTTGGTGCATTTAGTAATATGTTTGGTTTCTGGTATAATTTTGTTTTTGCAACTTTAATTATTGTATTTACATTCTTTTATACTGCAATCACTGTACCTACTAACAAAATGGCTGATGATTTAAAGAGAAGCGGTGGTTTTATTCCAGGAGTTCGTCCGGGAGCTGAAACTTCAGATTTCTTAGATAAAGTGATGTCTTTAATAACTTTCCCAGGATCTTTATTCCTTGCTTTGATTGCTGTGTTCCCAGCTATTGTTGTAAGTATTATGGATGTACAACAATCTTGGGCAATGTTTTTTGGAGGTACCTCATTAATAATTATGGTTGGAGTTGCAATAGATACTATTCAACAAATCAATTCATACTTGTTAAACAAACATTATGATGGTTTAATGAAGACTGGTAAAAATAGAAAAGCGGTAGCTTAA
- the rplO gene encoding 50S ribosomal protein L15 has protein sequence MNLSNLQPAEGSTHNQNKRLGRGEGSGKGGTAARGHKGAKSRSGYSKKIGFEGGQMPLQRRVPKFGFKNINRKEYEGVNLDTLQLLVDNGVITDSVSMTDFVANRLATKNEIVKILGRGELKAKLKVTAHKFTATAKAAIEAAGGEAVTI, from the coding sequence ATGAATTTAAGTAACTTACAACCTGCTGAGGGATCTACACACAATCAAAATAAAAGATTAGGTAGAGGAGAAGGTTCTGGAAAAGGTGGTACCGCTGCACGTGGACACAAAGGAGCAAAATCTCGTTCTGGTTATTCTAAAAAGATTGGTTTTGAAGGAGGGCAAATGCCACTTCAAAGACGTGTACCTAAGTTTGGTTTCAAAAACATCAATCGTAAAGAATACGAAGGTGTTAATTTAGATACTCTTCAATTATTAGTTGATAACGGTGTAATTACTGATTCTGTTTCAATGACGGATTTCGTAGCAAATCGTCTGGCTACTAAAAATGAAATCGTTAAGATTTTAGGTAGAGGAGAATTGAAAGCAAAATTAAAAGTAACTGCCCACAAATTTACTGCTACTGCAAAAGCTGCTATTGAAGCTGCTGGTGGAGAGGCTGTAACTATATAA
- the rpmD gene encoding 50S ribosomal protein L30 — MAKLLVKQVRSKINCPLSQKRGLEALGLRKIGQVVEHESNPAILGMINKVKHLVSVEEAK, encoded by the coding sequence ATGGCTAAATTATTAGTAAAACAAGTAAGAAGCAAAATCAACTGTCCTCTTTCTCAAAAGAGAGGGTTGGAAGCTTTAGGTCTACGTAAAATTGGACAAGTTGTGGAGCATGAGTCAAATCCTGCTATCCTTGGGATGATAAACAAAGTTAAACACTTAGTTTCTGTTGAAGAAGCTAAATAA
- the rpsE gene encoding 30S ribosomal protein S5 gives MMSKYKNVELVKPSGLELKDRLVSVNRVTKVTKGGRAFGFSAIVVVGDENGVVGHGLGKSKDVSEAIAKAVEDAKKNLVRIPLNGQSVPHEQKGKFGGARVFLIPASHGTGVIAGGAVRSVLESVGIHDVLSKSQGSSNPHNVVKATFDALLQMRSAHTVAKQRGVSLEKVFKG, from the coding sequence ATTATGTCTAAATACAAAAATGTAGAATTGGTAAAACCTAGTGGTCTTGAACTTAAAGATCGTCTGGTTAGTGTAAATCGTGTTACTAAAGTTACAAAAGGAGGTAGAGCTTTCGGTTTTTCTGCTATTGTAGTTGTAGGTGATGAAAATGGAGTAGTTGGTCACGGATTAGGAAAATCTAAAGACGTTTCTGAAGCAATTGCGAAAGCAGTAGAAGATGCTAAGAAAAACTTAGTTAGAATTCCTTTGAATGGACAATCTGTTCCTCACGAACAAAAAGGTAAATTTGGTGGTGCACGTGTATTCTTAATTCCAGCTTCTCATGGTACTGGGGTTATTGCTGGTGGAGCTGTTCGTTCAGTTCTTGAATCAGTAGGTATTCACGATGTATTGTCTAAATCTCAAGGATCATCAAATCCACATAACGTAGTAAAAGCAACTTTTGATGCTTTATTGCAAATGAGAAGCGCTCATACTGTTGCAAAACAGAGAGGGGTTTCTTTAGAGAAAGTTTTTAAAGGTTAA
- the rplR gene encoding 50S ribosomal protein L18, with translation MSLTKSERRQRIKFRIRKSVSGSAARPRLSVFRSNKEIYAQIIDDVNGVTILAASSREKEIGKGTNVEIAAAVGKLVAEKALKAGIDTITFDRGGYLYHGRIKSLAEGARAAGLKF, from the coding sequence ATGTCATTAACAAAATCTGAAAGAAGACAGAGAATTAAATTCAGAATTAGAAAATCGGTTAGTGGTTCAGCTGCAAGACCTAGACTTTCTGTTTTTAGAAGTAATAAAGAAATTTACGCTCAAATCATTGATGATGTAAATGGAGTTACTATATTAGCTGCATCTTCGAGAGAAAAAGAAATAGGAAAAGGTACTAACGTTGAAATCGCTGCTGCTGTTGGAAAATTAGTTGCAGAGAAAGCGTTAAAAGCCGGGATTGATACCATCACTTTTGACAGAGGTGGATATTTGTACCACGGTCGTATTAAATCATTAGCAGAAGGCGCAAGAGCCGCTGGACTTAAATTCTAA
- the rplF gene encoding 50S ribosomal protein L6, translating to MSRIGKSPIVIPAGVTVEVKDGIITVKGKRGQLVQEFSDVNVTVEGDQVLVERSSDHKNHRAKHGLFRSLISNMVVGVSEGFTKELELVGVGYRASNQGQKLDLALGYSHNIVLEIAPEVSLETVSEKGKNPIVKLTSFDKQLLGQVAAKIRSFRKPEPYKGKGVKFVGEVLRRKAGKSA from the coding sequence ATGTCAAGAATAGGTAAAAGCCCAATTGTAATCCCTGCTGGTGTAACTGTAGAAGTTAAAGACGGTATTATTACAGTAAAAGGAAAAAGAGGTCAACTAGTTCAGGAGTTTTCGGACGTAAATGTAACTGTTGAAGGCGATCAGGTTTTAGTTGAAAGATCGTCTGATCATAAAAACCACAGAGCAAAGCACGGATTATTCAGATCTTTGATCAGTAATATGGTTGTTGGTGTTTCTGAAGGTTTCACAAAAGAACTAGAATTAGTTGGAGTTGGTTATAGAGCTTCAAACCAAGGTCAAAAATTAGATTTAGCTCTTGGATATTCTCACAATATTGTTTTAGAGATTGCTCCTGAAGTATCTTTGGAAACAGTATCTGAAAAAGGTAAGAACCCAATCGTCAAATTAACATCATTTGATAAACAACTTTTAGGACAAGTTGCTGCGAAAATCAGAAGTTTCCGTAAGCCAGAGCCATATAAAGGAAAAGGTGTTAAATTTGTGGGTGAAGTATTAAGAAGAAAAGCAGGTAAATCAGCTTAA